In Modestobacter versicolor, a single genomic region encodes these proteins:
- a CDS encoding endonuclease domain-containing protein translates to MRQHGRFVARVDFAWPAQRVAVEYDGLWHRDPRQFAADRARLNRLTAAGWRVVFVTAADLHRPGDVIARVAAALAVVR, encoded by the coding sequence GTGCGGCAGCACGGGCGGTTCGTCGCGCGGGTGGACTTCGCCTGGCCGGCACAGCGGGTGGCGGTCGAGTACGACGGCCTGTGGCACCGCGACCCGCGCCAGTTCGCCGCCGACCGGGCCCGGCTGAACCGGCTGACCGCGGCGGGGTGGCGGGTCGTGTTCGTGACGGCGGCGGACCTGCACCGGCCCGGTGACGTCATCGCCCGCGTCGCGGCCGCGCTCGCTGTTGTGCGCTGA
- a CDS encoding dolichyl-phosphate-mannose--protein mannosyltransferase, with protein MAVLTPERTESAPEDPGPRRRVPLPRPLRQPTPPLPGDRRLAAVLTALLGVATLVTRLWDIRYPADLVFDEAYYPPEALEVLELGYEYNRGYTFIVHPPLGKLLIAAGEHLFGYDSFGWRFPSAVAGTIAVVVLARLARRLTGSTLLGLVAGLLLALDGFSFSVGRIGLLDVFLQMFVVCAVACLVVDRDRVRQRVREGSDRMTDRMARQGFRLGPRGWRIAAGVLFGSACAVKWSGVYFLALFALLSLWWDRAAWRDAGVTRPTRVALRRGLPGAAWALGVLPVLTYLATFTGWFRGENSQGRHWADQHPDTAFPFVPGALRSLWHMHGEWLTFHNGLSTPHPWESGPWSWLVDGRPILLWNPQGLTDADGNQVIRYILMLGTPTLWFLFAPAMLWLLWRAVARRDPAAVTVGAAIAAGWLTWFVNLDRTMFIFYMAPAVPFFVLAVTLVLQDVLGRPQASALRRQVGLGVVSLYLAVVAMTFAFFYPVLTGAPLTHGEWLQRMWFPSWF; from the coding sequence ATGGCGGTGCTGACCCCCGAGCGGACGGAGTCGGCTCCCGAGGACCCCGGGCCGCGCCGCCGGGTGCCGCTCCCGCGCCCGCTCCGCCAGCCCACGCCGCCGCTGCCCGGCGACCGGCGGCTGGCCGCGGTGCTCACCGCGCTGCTCGGGGTGGCCACGCTGGTCACCCGGCTCTGGGACATCCGCTACCCCGCGGACCTGGTCTTCGACGAGGCGTACTACCCGCCCGAGGCGCTGGAGGTGCTGGAGCTCGGGTACGAGTACAACCGCGGCTACACTTTCATCGTCCACCCGCCGCTGGGCAAGCTGCTCATCGCGGCCGGCGAGCACCTGTTCGGCTACGACTCCTTCGGCTGGCGGTTCCCCAGCGCCGTCGCGGGCACCATCGCCGTCGTCGTCCTCGCCCGGCTGGCCCGGCGGCTGACCGGCTCGACGCTGCTCGGGCTGGTCGCCGGCCTGCTGCTGGCGCTGGACGGCTTCTCCTTCAGCGTCGGCCGGATCGGCCTGCTCGACGTCTTCCTGCAGATGTTCGTGGTCTGCGCGGTGGCCTGCCTGGTCGTCGACCGCGACCGGGTGCGGCAGCGGGTCCGCGAGGGCAGCGACCGGATGACCGACCGGATGGCCCGGCAGGGGTTCCGGCTCGGCCCGCGGGGCTGGCGGATCGCGGCGGGCGTGCTGTTCGGCAGCGCCTGCGCGGTCAAGTGGAGCGGCGTCTACTTCCTCGCGCTGTTCGCCCTGCTGTCGCTGTGGTGGGACCGCGCGGCCTGGCGGGACGCCGGCGTCACCCGCCCGACGAGGGTGGCCCTGCGCCGCGGGCTGCCCGGTGCCGCGTGGGCGCTCGGCGTCCTGCCGGTGCTCACCTACCTGGCCACCTTCACCGGCTGGTTCCGCGGCGAGAACTCCCAGGGCCGGCACTGGGCCGACCAGCACCCGGACACCGCCTTCCCGTTCGTCCCGGGGGCGCTGCGCTCGCTGTGGCACATGCACGGCGAGTGGCTGACCTTCCACAACGGCCTGTCCACGCCGCACCCGTGGGAGTCGGGCCCGTGGTCCTGGCTGGTCGACGGCCGGCCGATCCTGCTGTGGAACCCGCAGGGGCTCACCGACGCCGACGGCAACCAGGTGATCCGCTACATCCTCATGCTCGGGACGCCGACCCTGTGGTTCCTGTTCGCCCCGGCGATGCTGTGGCTGCTGTGGCGGGCCGTCGCCCGGCGCGACCCCGCCGCGGTCACCGTCGGGGCCGCGATCGCCGCGGGCTGGCTGACCTGGTTCGTCAACCTCGACCGGACGATGTTCATCTTCTACATGGCCCCGGCGGTGCCGTTCTTCGTGCTGGCGGTGACGCTGGTGCTGCAGGACGTGCTGGGCCGGCCGCAGGCCAGCGCGCTGCGCCGGCAGGTGGGCCTGGGCGTGGTCTCGCTGTACCTGGCCGTGGTCGCGATGACGTTCGCGTTCTTCTACCCGGTGCTCACCGGCGCGCCGCTGACGCACGGCGAGTGGCTGCAGCGGATGTGGTTCCCCTCCTGGTTCTAG
- the rsmI gene encoding 16S rRNA (cytidine(1402)-2'-O)-methyltransferase, producing MSGRLVLGGAPLGQPGDVGPRLREVLATAEVLAVEDTRRLHRLAADLGVTFTGRLVSFYESVEQARLPGLVAAMQDGATVLLLTDAGMPSVSDPGYTLVRAAIDAGIEVTSVPGPSAVVTALAVSGLPTDRFCFEGFLPRKGGERRAALAALAAEPRTMVFYESPHRLAEALADAAEVLGADRAAAVCRELTKTHEEVRRGPLGELAEWAAEGVRGEITVVVAGAVAGPVSMSPAELAAEVAAEEAAGADRKEAIRTVVGRTGLPRRVVYDAVVAAKTP from the coding sequence ATGAGCGGACGACTCGTGCTCGGCGGCGCGCCGCTCGGCCAGCCCGGCGACGTCGGCCCCCGGCTGCGCGAGGTGCTCGCGACCGCCGAGGTGCTGGCCGTCGAGGACACCCGCCGGCTGCACCGCCTCGCCGCCGACCTCGGGGTGACGTTCACCGGGCGGCTGGTCAGCTTCTACGAGTCGGTCGAGCAGGCCCGGCTGCCCGGGCTGGTGGCCGCCATGCAGGACGGCGCCACCGTGCTGCTGCTCACCGACGCGGGCATGCCGTCGGTCTCCGACCCCGGGTACACGCTGGTGCGGGCCGCCATCGACGCCGGCATCGAGGTCACCTCGGTGCCCGGGCCGTCGGCCGTCGTCACGGCGCTCGCGGTCTCCGGCCTGCCCACCGACCGGTTCTGCTTCGAGGGGTTCCTGCCGCGCAAGGGCGGGGAGCGCCGGGCCGCCCTCGCGGCGCTGGCCGCCGAGCCCCGCACGATGGTGTTCTACGAGTCGCCGCACCGGCTGGCCGAGGCGCTGGCCGACGCCGCGGAGGTCCTCGGCGCCGACCGGGCCGCCGCCGTGTGCAGGGAGCTGACCAAGACCCACGAGGAGGTCCGCCGCGGGCCGCTGGGCGAGCTGGCCGAGTGGGCCGCCGAGGGCGTGCGCGGGGAGATCACCGTCGTGGTGGCCGGGGCGGTGGCCGGGCCGGTGTCGATGTCGCCCGCTGAGCTCGCCGCCGAGGTCGCCGCGGAGGAGGCCGCCGGGGCCGACCGCAAGGAGGCGATCCGCACGGTCGTCGGCCGCACCGGCTTGCCGCGCCGGGTGGTCTACGACGCCGTGGTCGCCGCGAAGACCCCCTGA
- the corA gene encoding magnesium/cobalt transporter CorA: protein MTSTDSTSGARSRLPQVRRRPRPVGAPPPPVDARPGTDFIVDCAVYVDGRRQAPVAYDEALHAAVEQDGFVWLGLHEPTEAELAGVAAVYGLHPLAVEDAVEAHQRPKLDSYDDSLFMVLKTARYVEHDALTATSEVVNTGEVMVFLGSHYVITVRHGDHGGLKDLRNSLEGQTELLQLGPSAVLYAVADLVVDHFVEVAEAVEDDVEELEASVFSPSRTDDTPRIYQLKREIMQLRKAVQPLEVPLSTLADRPDELVPDAMRSYFRDVQDHALRVRDQVGGLDELLSNILQAALARISVSQNDDMRRISSYAGLIAAPTLIAGVYGMNFEHMPELGWSFGYPFALLLMAGLCWLLYRGFKRSGWL from the coding sequence GTGACCAGCACCGACAGCACGTCCGGCGCCCGCTCACGGCTGCCCCAGGTGCGGCGCCGGCCGCGGCCGGTGGGTGCGCCGCCCCCGCCGGTGGACGCGCGGCCCGGCACCGACTTCATCGTCGACTGCGCGGTGTACGTCGACGGCCGCCGCCAGGCGCCGGTCGCCTACGACGAGGCCCTGCACGCGGCCGTCGAGCAGGACGGTTTCGTGTGGCTGGGGCTGCACGAGCCCACCGAGGCCGAGCTCGCCGGCGTGGCCGCCGTCTACGGGCTGCACCCGCTGGCCGTCGAGGACGCCGTCGAGGCCCACCAGCGGCCCAAGCTGGACAGCTACGACGACTCGCTGTTCATGGTGCTGAAGACCGCGCGGTACGTGGAGCACGACGCCCTGACCGCCACCAGCGAGGTCGTGAACACCGGCGAGGTGATGGTCTTCCTCGGCAGCCACTACGTGATCACCGTCCGGCACGGCGACCACGGCGGTCTCAAGGACCTGCGGAACAGCCTCGAGGGCCAGACCGAGCTGCTGCAGCTGGGCCCGTCGGCGGTGCTCTACGCCGTCGCCGACCTGGTGGTCGACCACTTCGTCGAGGTGGCCGAGGCGGTGGAGGACGACGTCGAGGAGCTGGAGGCCTCGGTGTTCAGCCCCTCCCGCACCGACGACACCCCGCGGATCTACCAGCTCAAGCGGGAGATCATGCAGCTGCGCAAGGCCGTCCAGCCGCTGGAGGTGCCGCTGTCCACCCTGGCCGACCGGCCGGACGAGCTGGTGCCGGACGCGATGCGCTCCTACTTCCGCGACGTCCAGGACCACGCGCTGCGGGTGCGGGACCAGGTCGGCGGGCTGGACGAGCTGCTGTCGAACATCCTGCAGGCCGCGCTGGCCCGGATCTCGGTGTCGCAGAACGACGACATGCGGCGGATCTCCTCCTACGCCGGCCTGATCGCCGCGCCCACCCTGATCGCCGGGGTGTACGGGATGAACTTCGAGCACATGCCCGAGCTGGGCTGGTCGTTCGGCTACCCGTTCGCGCTGCTGCTGATGGCCGGCCTCTGCTGGCTGCTCTACCGCGGCTTCAAGCGCAGCGGCTGGCTCTAG
- a CDS encoding amino acid permease, with amino-acid sequence MATNKARVKSVEESIRDTEEPEHQLKKNLSALDLTVFGVGVIIGTGIFVLTGVVAKDTAGPAVALSFVVAGIVCGLAAICYAEFASTVPVAGSAYTFSYATLGELVAWIIGWDLVLELALGGATVAVGWSGYLNQLLGDLGLALPTSIAGDEATVNIPAIVIVAVMTAVLVLGIKLSSRVTSIIVAIKVAIVLLVIVVGLFYVKAANYSPFIPPAEPTETGSGWTAPLIQTLFGFAPSTFGVGGILAGAAIVFFAFIGFDVVATAAEETKEPSRDLPRGIIGSLVICTVLYVAVSLVVVGMQQYTELSTAAPLADAFRSVGLPFLSGAISVGALAGLTSVVMILMLGQSRVLFAMSRDHLLPPALASVHPRFGTPYKITIITGAFVAVLAGFIPLDVLAELVNIGTLFAFVLVSIAVIVLRRTRPELPRSFRVPLVPFVPALSALASIYLMLNLPGDTWARFGAWMLLGFVVYFLYGRGRSRFSQRGAAERAAAGQRAGGER; translated from the coding sequence GTGGCCACCAACAAGGCCCGGGTCAAGAGCGTCGAGGAGTCGATCCGCGACACCGAGGAGCCGGAGCACCAGCTCAAGAAGAACCTCTCCGCGCTGGACCTCACGGTCTTCGGCGTCGGGGTGATCATCGGCACCGGGATCTTCGTGCTCACCGGCGTGGTGGCCAAGGACACCGCCGGCCCGGCCGTGGCGCTCTCCTTCGTCGTCGCCGGGATCGTCTGCGGCCTAGCCGCGATCTGCTACGCCGAGTTCGCCTCGACCGTGCCGGTCGCCGGGTCGGCCTACACGTTCTCCTACGCCACGCTCGGTGAGCTGGTCGCCTGGATCATCGGCTGGGACCTCGTCCTGGAGCTGGCGCTGGGCGGGGCGACGGTGGCGGTGGGCTGGTCGGGCTACCTCAACCAGCTGCTCGGTGACCTGGGCCTCGCCCTGCCCACCTCGATCGCGGGCGACGAGGCGACGGTCAACATCCCGGCGATCGTCATCGTGGCGGTGATGACCGCGGTGCTGGTGCTGGGCATCAAGCTGTCCTCGCGGGTCACCTCGATCATCGTGGCGATCAAGGTCGCGATCGTCCTGCTGGTGATCGTCGTCGGCCTGTTCTACGTCAAGGCCGCGAACTACTCGCCGTTCATCCCGCCGGCCGAGCCGACCGAGACCGGCAGCGGGTGGACCGCGCCGCTCATCCAGACCCTCTTCGGGTTCGCGCCCAGCACGTTCGGCGTCGGCGGCATCCTGGCCGGTGCGGCCATCGTGTTCTTCGCCTTCATCGGCTTCGACGTGGTGGCCACCGCCGCGGAGGAGACCAAGGAACCCAGCCGCGACCTGCCCCGCGGCATCATCGGCTCGCTGGTGATCTGCACCGTCCTCTACGTCGCCGTCTCGCTGGTCGTGGTCGGCATGCAGCAGTACACCGAGCTGTCGACGGCGGCCCCGCTGGCCGACGCCTTCCGCAGCGTGGGCCTGCCGTTCCTGTCCGGGGCGATCTCGGTCGGTGCGCTCGCCGGCCTCACCTCGGTCGTGATGATCCTGATGCTCGGCCAGTCCCGGGTGCTGTTCGCGATGAGCCGGGACCACCTGCTGCCGCCGGCGCTGGCCTCGGTCCACCCCCGGTTCGGGACGCCGTACAAGATCACGATCATCACCGGGGCGTTCGTCGCCGTCCTGGCCGGGTTCATCCCGCTGGACGTGCTCGCCGAGCTGGTCAACATCGGCACGCTGTTCGCCTTCGTGCTGGTGTCGATCGCGGTGATCGTGCTCCGCCGCACCCGCCCGGAGCTGCCCCGCTCCTTCCGCGTCCCACTGGTGCCGTTCGTGCCGGCGCTCTCCGCGCTGGCGAGCATCTACCTGATGCTCAACCTGCCCGGGGACACCTGGGCGCGGTTCGGGGCCTGGATGCTGCTCGGCTTCGTCGTCTACTTCCTCTACGGGCGGGGGCGCTCGCGGTTCTCCCAGCGCGGCGCCGCCGAGCGGGCAGCAGCCGGCCAGCGGGCCGGCGGGGAGCGCTGA